In the genome of Bradyrhizobium sp. CIAT3101, one region contains:
- a CDS encoding L-threonylcarbamoyladenylate synthase translates to MKTGLETQVLPAGEAGAEAAARTLAAGGLVAFPTETVYGLGADAANATAVAHIYSAKGRPAFNPLIAHVADLAAARRIGRFDARALKLAEAFWPGPLTLVVPKTDDCPVADLATAGLDTVAIRIPAHPVAEAILRAFGGAVVAPSANISGHVSPTQAAHVESDLAGRIDLIVDGGPVAVGVESTIVGCFEAPMLLRPGGLSRERIEAVLGLALARPPVEAESDDNQPLAPGMMASHYAPRANVRLNARDVAPGEALLAFGPARLPGLEATAAVMNLSPAADLDEAAANLFGYLRSLDAKAPTAIAVMAIPEEGLGEAINDRLRRAAVAR, encoded by the coding sequence GTGAAAACGGGTCTTGAAACACAGGTTTTGCCAGCCGGCGAGGCCGGCGCGGAAGCTGCCGCCCGGACGCTGGCCGCCGGCGGCCTGGTCGCGTTTCCGACCGAGACCGTCTACGGGCTCGGCGCCGACGCCGCCAATGCCACGGCGGTGGCCCATATCTACAGCGCCAAGGGGCGGCCGGCCTTCAACCCGCTGATCGCACACGTCGCGGACCTCGCGGCCGCACGGCGGATCGGGCGGTTCGATGCGCGCGCCCTGAAGCTCGCTGAAGCGTTCTGGCCGGGGCCGCTGACGCTGGTGGTGCCGAAGACGGACGATTGCCCGGTCGCCGATCTCGCCACGGCGGGCCTCGACACCGTCGCGATCCGCATTCCCGCCCATCCCGTGGCGGAGGCGATCCTGCGCGCCTTTGGCGGGGCGGTGGTGGCGCCGTCCGCAAACATTTCCGGCCACGTCTCGCCGACGCAGGCCGCGCATGTCGAGAGCGACCTTGCGGGGCGGATCGACCTGATCGTGGACGGCGGGCCGGTCGCGGTCGGCGTCGAATCGACCATTGTCGGCTGCTTCGAGGCGCCGATGCTGCTGCGGCCCGGCGGGCTGTCGCGCGAACGGATCGAAGCCGTGCTCGGCTTAGCCCTGGCGCGGCCGCCGGTCGAGGCCGAGAGCGACGACAACCAGCCGCTGGCGCCGGGCATGATGGCCTCGCATTACGCGCCACGCGCCAATGTGCGGCTCAACGCGCGCGACGTTGCGCCGGGTGAAGCGCTGCTGGCGTTCGGGCCTGCGCGCCTGCCCGGCCTGGAGGCCACCGCCGCTGTCATGAATTTGTCGCCCGCGGCTGATCTCGATGAAGCCGCCGCCAATCTGTTCGGCTATCTTCGCAGCCTCGATGCGAAGGCGCCGACCGCGATTGCCGTGATGGCGATTCCCGAGGAAGGCCTGGGCGAAGCGATCAACGACCGGCTGCGCCGGGCCGCCGTGGCGAGATAA
- a CDS encoding FAD-binding oxidoreductase, with translation MNINQSATPPLAPELIDQFRKIVGDKHAITDATDIQAYVTEERNLFHGRSPLVLRPGSTAEVSAICKLASAHRIALVPQGGNTGLVGGQTPHNGEVVVSLRRLDKIREVDTASNTMTCEAGVVLQIAQQKASDVDRLFPLSLGAEGSCTIGGNLSTNAGGTAALAYGVAREMALGLEVVLADGRVLNVLSKLKKDNTGYNLHNLFIGAEGTLGIITAATLKLFPKPRAVETAYVGLKSPAAALKLLTIAQGEAANALTSFELLSEMAVDFSIRHGIDVRDPLAKKHPWYVLMELSSPGDDARTPLETILTRAMEEEIVDDAVIAANLTQRNGFWKLREEMSSAQKPEGGSIKHDISVPIAAVPDFIAEANAAVVKLIPGARPVPFGHLGDGNLHYNVSQPIGADTADYLARWHEMNAVVFEIVLRMGGSISAEHGIGVLKRDELPDVKDKTAIELMRAIKAMLDPYGIMNPGKVL, from the coding sequence ATGAACATCAATCAATCCGCCACCCCTCCACTCGCGCCCGAGCTGATCGACCAATTCCGCAAGATCGTCGGCGACAAGCACGCGATCACCGATGCGACCGATATCCAGGCTTACGTCACCGAGGAGCGCAATCTGTTCCACGGCCGCTCGCCGCTGGTGCTGCGCCCGGGTTCGACGGCCGAGGTCTCCGCGATCTGCAAGCTCGCCTCCGCGCACAGAATCGCGCTGGTGCCGCAGGGCGGCAACACCGGGCTCGTCGGCGGCCAGACGCCGCACAATGGCGAGGTCGTGGTGTCGCTGCGGCGGCTGGACAAGATCCGCGAGGTCGACACCGCGTCGAACACCATGACCTGCGAGGCCGGCGTGGTGCTGCAGATCGCGCAGCAGAAGGCCTCTGACGTCGACCGGCTGTTTCCGCTTTCCCTGGGCGCTGAAGGCAGCTGCACCATCGGCGGCAATCTCTCGACCAATGCCGGCGGCACCGCCGCGCTTGCCTATGGCGTGGCGCGCGAGATGGCGCTGGGGCTGGAAGTGGTGCTCGCCGACGGACGCGTGCTCAACGTGCTGTCGAAGCTGAAGAAGGACAACACCGGCTACAATCTGCACAACCTCTTCATCGGCGCGGAAGGCACGCTCGGCATCATCACCGCGGCAACGTTAAAACTGTTTCCGAAGCCGCGGGCGGTCGAGACCGCCTATGTCGGCCTGAAATCGCCGGCGGCGGCGCTCAAACTGCTGACGATCGCGCAGGGCGAAGCTGCCAATGCGCTGACGAGTTTTGAGCTGCTCTCGGAGATGGCGGTGGACTTCTCGATCCGCCACGGCATCGACGTGCGTGATCCCCTCGCCAAGAAGCATCCCTGGTACGTGTTGATGGAATTGTCTTCGCCCGGCGACGACGCCCGCACGCCGCTGGAGACGATCCTGACCCGCGCCATGGAGGAGGAAATCGTCGACGATGCCGTGATCGCGGCCAACCTCACCCAGCGCAATGGCTTCTGGAAGCTGCGCGAGGAGATGTCGTCGGCGCAGAAGCCCGAGGGCGGCTCGATCAAGCACGACATCTCCGTGCCGATCGCCGCCGTGCCTGACTTCATCGCGGAAGCCAACGCCGCCGTGGTGAAACTGATCCCCGGCGCGCGGCCGGTGCCGTTCGGCCATCTCGGCGACGGCAATCTGCATTACAATGTCAGCCAGCCGATCGGTGCCGACACGGCGGATTATCTGGCGCGCTGGCACGAGATGAACGCTGTCGTGTTCGAGATCGTGCTGCGCATGGGCGGCTCGATCTCGGCCGAACACGGCATCGGCGTGCTGAAGCGCGACGAGCTGCCTGACGTCAAGGACAAGACCGCGATCGAGCTGATGCGCGCGATCAAGGCGATGCTCGATCCGTACGGAATCATGAACCCGGGGAAGGTGCTGTGA
- a CDS encoding GNAT family acetyltransferase, protein MSALAVDAIGDADVENVVALWQRCGLTRPWNDPHADIALARRRDNSTVLIGRDGGAIVATVMVGHDGHRGWVYYVAVDPDIRKRGYGRAIMAAAEDWLRAAGVAKLQLLVRRENGQANAFYQSLGFEESTSVMFQKWLDGREQPR, encoded by the coding sequence GTGAGTGCTCTTGCGGTCGACGCGATTGGGGATGCCGACGTCGAGAACGTCGTTGCGCTGTGGCAGCGCTGCGGCCTGACGCGACCATGGAACGATCCGCATGCCGACATCGCGCTGGCGCGCCGGCGGGACAACTCGACGGTGCTGATCGGCCGCGATGGCGGCGCGATCGTGGCGACCGTCATGGTCGGCCATGACGGCCATCGCGGCTGGGTCTATTACGTCGCGGTCGACCCCGATATCCGCAAGCGCGGTTATGGCCGTGCCATCATGGCGGCCGCCGAGGACTGGCTGCGCGCCGCCGGCGTCGCGAAACTGCAACTTCTCGTGCGCCGCGAGAATGGGCAGGCCAATGCGTTCTACCAGTCGCTCGGCTTCGAGGAATCGACCTCGGTGATGTTCCAGAAGTGGCTCGACGGCCGCGAGCAGCCCCGTTAG